A genomic segment from Flavobacterium sp. 9R encodes:
- a CDS encoding outer membrane beta-barrel family protein encodes MKIKLITFLLLCVVGIGTAQNSGKITGKITEKTSNAPISYAIVSIKDNGKVISGANTDDKGEFTIKNLALKSYTIEIQYIGFRKYIGSAILSENKKEATFKVSLEEEATQLKGVNIVSERSTIEQKIDRKVITVGKDLTTAGASASDIMNNIPSVNVDQDGKLSLRGNENVRVLIDGRPTNIDPAQLLKQIPSTSIKKIELITNPSAKYNPEGMSGIINIILHKNANTGFNGSFSGGITFGETAKYNQSLDMNYKVGKVNFFGNGGRNFGTYFNDGKIARLDQDLVQRLDISNENDSFLYKVGMDYLINDHNTLSFYTTQNKADGTGNVNTNIDYNNGGTIDRILQKSTYEGPNQTGTYNLAYKHIFKKEGHTLDVEANFNDYKETQRASFDTETTTTNNSNSTVFFKDNIKDAQKLSTFNIDYVNPIDEKSTLEAGAEARITRTENNYSTGNPLVAPADQQSNYTYDIDIYSAYATFGQKFKNISYQVGARFESYKVAANLNRGKTTFDDDYITVYPSAYLTYNLNEKNTLQLSYSRRVDRPGLEQTKPIREFATPLVTSFGNPELLPQFTNSIEVNYTKVLTKGSITAGVFVRSINDQISRILYPDENDPSGQRQILTYTNFDNNTASGFEVSANYKITKWWDIQPAIDFSSIKQQGVVFQFNPTTNTSKPLERNVTVSAFNGRLNSNFKANKRLSFLLFGFYRGSVDGLQNNSKEMYKIDSGARYTLLDNKMNISVRFNDMFNTMRYAFDAEYPYPQTGEFTWESQTVYLGVTYGFGGGKNKSLQRKQRDDNTNKGGGGMF; translated from the coding sequence CTGATGACAAGGGTGAATTCACCATCAAGAATTTGGCTTTAAAAAGCTATACTATCGAAATTCAATACATCGGATTTAGAAAATACATCGGGTCAGCCATTTTAAGCGAAAACAAAAAAGAAGCTACTTTTAAAGTTAGTTTAGAAGAAGAAGCGACGCAATTGAAAGGCGTAAACATCGTAAGCGAACGCTCTACAATCGAACAAAAAATCGACCGAAAAGTAATCACTGTTGGAAAAGATTTGACCACGGCAGGCGCTTCGGCTTCTGACATTATGAACAATATTCCCTCAGTAAATGTGGATCAAGACGGAAAACTATCGTTGCGTGGCAATGAAAATGTTCGTGTCTTAATTGACGGTAGACCAACCAACATTGACCCAGCGCAATTGCTAAAACAAATCCCATCGACTTCTATCAAAAAAATAGAATTGATTACCAATCCGAGTGCCAAATACAATCCTGAAGGAATGTCGGGTATCATCAATATCATCTTGCACAAAAATGCTAATACTGGTTTTAACGGAAGCTTTAGCGGTGGAATTACCTTTGGTGAAACTGCCAAATACAACCAATCTTTGGATATGAATTACAAAGTTGGCAAAGTAAATTTCTTTGGTAACGGAGGACGCAACTTTGGTACTTATTTCAACGATGGAAAAATCGCGAGATTGGATCAAGATCTAGTGCAAAGATTAGATATTTCGAATGAAAATGATTCATTTTTATACAAAGTAGGAATGGACTATTTGATCAACGACCACAATACCTTGTCATTTTACACCACCCAAAACAAAGCGGATGGAACTGGAAATGTAAACACCAATATTGACTACAACAACGGAGGAACGATTGACAGAATTCTTCAAAAATCCACTTACGAAGGACCCAATCAAACCGGAACTTACAACTTGGCGTACAAGCATATTTTCAAAAAAGAAGGCCACACACTTGATGTAGAAGCCAACTTTAACGATTACAAAGAAACCCAAAGAGCGAGTTTTGATACCGAAACGACTACGACTAACAATTCAAACAGCACTGTTTTTTTCAAAGACAATATCAAAGACGCTCAAAAACTAAGCACGTTCAACATTGATTACGTTAATCCAATTGACGAAAAATCAACACTTGAAGCTGGTGCCGAAGCCAGAATCACGAGAACAGAAAACAACTACAGCACCGGAAATCCATTAGTAGCTCCAGCTGATCAACAATCGAATTACACTTACGATATTGACATTTATTCTGCCTATGCCACTTTTGGTCAAAAATTCAAAAATATTAGTTACCAAGTGGGAGCCCGTTTTGAAAGTTATAAAGTAGCAGCCAACTTGAACAGAGGAAAAACCACCTTTGATGACGATTACATTACAGTGTATCCTTCTGCGTATTTGACTTATAATTTGAATGAGAAAAATACGTTGCAATTGAGCTATAGCCGTCGTGTGGACCGCCCAGGTTTAGAACAAACCAAACCTATTCGTGAATTTGCAACTCCTTTGGTGACTTCTTTTGGAAATCCAGAATTATTGCCTCAATTCACCAATTCGATTGAAGTGAATTACACCAAAGTTTTAACAAAAGGAAGCATTACCGCTGGGGTGTTCGTGAGAAGCATCAACGACCAAATCAGCCGTATCTTATACCCTGACGAAAATGATCCAAGTGGACAAAGACAGATTTTGACCTACACCAACTTCGACAACAATACGGCTTCTGGATTTGAAGTGTCTGCCAATTATAAAATCACCAAATGGTGGGACATACAGCCAGCTATTGATTTTTCGAGCATCAAACAACAAGGTGTGGTTTTCCAATTCAATCCAACTACCAACACTAGCAAACCTTTGGAAAGAAATGTGACTGTTTCAGCTTTCAATGGTCGATTGAACTCTAACTTCAAAGCCAACAAACGCTTAAGTTTTTTACTTTTCGGATTCTACAGAGGAAGTGTGGATGGATTGCAAAACAACAGCAAAGAAATGTACAAAATTGACAGTGGTGCGCGCTATACTTTGCTAGACAACAAAATGAACATTAGTGTGCGTTTCAACGATATGTTCAACACTATGCGTTATGCTTTTGATGCTGAATATCCTTATCCGCAAACTGGAGAATTTACTTGGGAAAGCCAAACAGTATACTTGGGTGTAACCTACGGTTTTGGTGGTGGAAAAAACAAAAGTCTACAACGCAAACAAAGAGACGACAACACGAATAAAGGAGGCGGAGGTATGTTTTAA
- a CDS encoding type II toxin-antitoxin system RelE/ParE family toxin: MELKVKWTDFSKNELKNIFEYYKDKASVAIARKLVTGIVNETLRLKLQPTIGQEEELLKNSDKEFRYIVFKNYKIIYFVNSQLNTIEVVDVFDTRQNPIKIKRTK, encoded by the coding sequence ATGGAGTTAAAAGTCAAGTGGACCGATTTTTCTAAGAATGAGTTGAAAAATATTTTTGAATACTACAAAGACAAAGCCAGTGTTGCTATTGCTAGAAAACTTGTCACGGGAATTGTAAATGAAACGTTGAGGTTAAAGCTTCAACCGACAATTGGACAAGAGGAAGAATTGTTGAAAAATAGTGATAAGGAGTTTCGATATATAGTTTTTAAAAATTATAAAATCATTTATTTCGTCAATAGTCAACTGAATACGATTGAAGTAGTTGATGTTTTTGATACTAGACAAAATCCAATCAAAATCAAGAGAACTAAATAG
- a CDS encoding MarR family winged helix-turn-helix transcriptional regulator gives MEKDFSTLYLENQLCFPLYAASRLTTKLYTPFLEDLGITYPQYLVLLVLWETDAQTVTEIGTRLALESNTLTPLLKRLEQKELLSRSRSSKDERAVLVTLSASGQALKEQAVCIPQKIMESFANASVSQEELLAFQKTLTKLVELLREE, from the coding sequence ATGGAAAAAGATTTTAGCACGTTATATCTCGAGAACCAACTTTGTTTTCCGTTGTATGCGGCTTCGCGTTTGACCACAAAGCTGTATACTCCTTTTTTGGAAGACCTGGGGATTACGTATCCGCAGTATTTAGTGTTACTGGTTTTATGGGAAACGGACGCACAAACTGTAACTGAAATAGGCACTCGTTTGGCTTTAGAATCGAATACGTTGACGCCTCTTTTGAAACGCCTCGAACAAAAGGAATTGCTCTCTAGGTCACGTTCTTCGAAAGATGAGCGAGCCGTTTTGGTTACTTTATCAGCAAGTGGGCAAGCACTCAAAGAACAAGCCGTTTGCATTCCGCAAAAAATTATGGAATCTTTTGCCAATGCTTCTGTCAGCCAAGAGGAGCTTTTAGCTTTTCAAAAAACATTGACTAAGTTAGTGGAGTTGTTGCGTGAAGAATAG
- a CDS encoding glutathione peroxidase: MSQQSFYDFEAESIQGKRIPMSAYKGKTVLVVNTASQCGLTPQYEGLEKLYQKYESQGLVILGFPCNQFGKQEKGSATEIETFCQVNYGVSFPMFSKVEVNGSQAHPLFVYLKASLGGILGSTIKWNFTKFVIDKNGRPVQRFAPITTPEAIEKYLQEIL, from the coding sequence ATTTCGCAACAGTCTTTTTATGATTTTGAAGCTGAATCCATTCAAGGCAAACGAATTCCAATGAGTGCTTATAAAGGAAAAACAGTACTCGTTGTCAACACCGCTAGTCAATGTGGATTGACGCCTCAATACGAAGGTCTTGAAAAGTTGTATCAAAAATATGAGAGCCAAGGGTTGGTAATTTTGGGATTTCCTTGTAACCAATTCGGGAAGCAAGAAAAGGGAAGTGCGACAGAAATTGAAACCTTTTGTCAAGTCAATTACGGTGTTAGTTTTCCAATGTTTTCGAAAGTTGAGGTAAATGGAAGCCAAGCGCATCCTTTGTTTGTGTATTTGAAAGCAAGTTTAGGAGGTATTTTGGGAAGTACAATAAAATGGAATTTCACTAAATTTGTCATCGATAAAAATGGACGTCCTGTACAACGTTTTGCACCGATTACAACCCCTGAAGCCATCGAAAAATACCTTCAAGAAATCCTCTAA
- a CDS encoding NAD(P)/FAD-dependent oxidoreductase has product MDKKNTPCWSSCPDCQGQGKKSQRLRKKVRLQYQQLVAKLTVAGEVALPEAPKAPLVSCSLCGGSGLLPSENFPVVDYENYPHIAIIGGGIGGVALAVACLHRGIPFTLFERDTHFEARSQGYGLTLQQASKAIEGFGIFSLTEGVVSTRHLVHKTDGTVVGEWGMRKWVQPTEKKYTKRSNIHIARQALRLALVEQLGGKDNIQWGHQLLDFQEEASGKIQLRFQVGAQIKTIATDLVVGADGIRSVVRQQLIGEEVTPLRYLGCLVILGICPLDALPTLTSELLDSATVFQTANGHERIYIMPFTEDSVMWQLSFPMEESEAKKLSAQGAQALKEEASRRTQWHSPIPQIVDATAAAQVSGYPVYDRTLLTTAQFENAGNSTLIGDAAHPMSPFKGQGANQALLDALALARGITKGCKPSSQWRTVGLRKSVLLPFEAEMIARSAVKVKDSAAAAEFLHSDIVLYESDEPRGRILKRKKQ; this is encoded by the coding sequence ATGGATAAAAAGAATACGCCTTGCTGGAGCAGTTGTCCAGACTGTCAGGGGCAAGGCAAGAAAAGTCAAAGACTTCGTAAAAAAGTGCGATTGCAATATCAGCAGTTGGTAGCCAAACTCACGGTTGCTGGTGAAGTGGCTTTGCCTGAAGCGCCTAAAGCCCCTTTGGTGTCTTGTTCGTTATGCGGTGGTTCGGGATTGCTTCCATCAGAAAATTTTCCTGTAGTAGATTATGAAAACTATCCCCATATCGCCATTATTGGTGGCGGAATTGGTGGCGTGGCGTTGGCTGTAGCTTGTTTGCATCGCGGCATTCCGTTTACGCTTTTTGAGCGTGACACCCACTTTGAGGCCCGTTCGCAAGGCTATGGACTGACCTTGCAGCAAGCGAGTAAAGCCATAGAAGGTTTTGGGATTTTTTCTTTGACCGAAGGCGTGGTTTCTACACGGCATTTGGTCCATAAGACTGACGGAACAGTTGTAGGCGAGTGGGGGATGAGAAAATGGGTGCAGCCAACCGAAAAAAAATACACCAAACGTTCCAACATTCATATTGCGCGACAAGCGTTACGTTTGGCACTAGTGGAGCAACTCGGAGGGAAGGACAACATACAATGGGGACATCAATTGCTCGATTTTCAAGAGGAAGCTTCGGGTAAAATCCAGTTGCGTTTTCAAGTCGGTGCGCAAATCAAAACAATTGCAACCGATTTGGTCGTGGGTGCCGATGGGATTCGAAGCGTCGTCCGTCAGCAATTGATTGGAGAGGAAGTTACTCCTTTGCGTTATTTGGGTTGTCTTGTGATTTTAGGAATTTGTCCTTTGGATGCCCTGCCAACCCTAACTTCAGAGTTGTTGGATTCGGCTACTGTTTTTCAGACGGCGAATGGTCACGAACGTATCTACATTATGCCTTTTACAGAAGATTCGGTGATGTGGCAATTGAGTTTCCCGATGGAAGAATCCGAGGCCAAAAAATTAAGCGCACAAGGTGCACAAGCCTTGAAGGAAGAAGCGTCTCGAAGAACGCAATGGCATTCTCCAATTCCACAAATAGTCGATGCCACAGCGGCTGCTCAGGTATCGGGTTATCCCGTATATGATAGAACTTTGTTGACCACAGCTCAGTTTGAGAACGCAGGAAATAGCACTTTGATCGGCGATGCTGCACATCCTATGAGTCCGTTTAAAGGGCAAGGAGCGAATCAAGCTTTGTTGGATGCTTTGGCGTTGGCTCGTGGCATCACCAAAGGCTGTAAACCTTCTTCTCAATGGAGGACAGTAGGATTGCGAAAAAGTGTTTTGCTCCCCTTTGAAGCTGAGATGATTGCCCGAAGTGCTGTTAAAGTCAAGGATTCTGCCGCCGCCGCCGAATTTCTGCATTCGGATATCGTACTTTATGAATCGGATGAACCGCGAGGACGAATACTCAAACGCAAAAAGCAGTAA